Proteins from one Hemibagrus wyckioides isolate EC202008001 linkage group LG16, SWU_Hwy_1.0, whole genome shotgun sequence genomic window:
- the tiprl gene encoding TIP41-like protein produces the protein MSSISHGFKSSKQDFTFGPWKVTSAKTHIMKSKDIERLAEEMHMPSLPEMLFGDNVLRIQHSDGFGIEFNAIDALKRVNNLQHSVQVACAQEWQESRADSEHKDVVKRYDWTYTTDYKGTLLGEALQIKVSPTSERIDLEKLKAREQIMFFEDVLLFEDELHDHGVSMISVKIRVMPTSFFVLQRFFLRVDGVLIRINDTRLYHEAGKNYMLREFSSRESKVSTLQHVPPALYTDPNEIVQHLPLTLTECEKLEFPEPQPQAESAQ, from the exons ATGTCCTCGATATCCCATGGATTTAAAAGCAGCAAGCAAGACTTCACATTTGGCCCATGGAAAGTCACCTCAGCAAAAACCCACATTATGAAATCTAAAGATATCGAGCG GTTAGCGGAGGAGATGCACATGCCGTCCCTCCCAGAGATGCTTTTTGGAGACAACGTGCTGCGCATTCAGCACTCGGATGGTTTCGGCATCGAGTTCAATGCTATTGATGCCCTCAAGCGGGTCAACAATTTACAACACTCGGTACAAGTGGCATGTGCGCAGGAGTGGCAGGAAAGCAG AGCGGATTCAGAGCACAAGGACGTCGTAAAGCGCTATGACTGGACGTACACAACAGATTACAAAGGGACATTGCTTGGTGAAGCCCTGCAGATAAAG GTGTCTCCTACATCAGAGCGTATAGACCTGGAGAAACTGAAAGCTCGGGAGCAGATCATGTTCTTTGAGGATGTGCTGCTGTTTGAGGACGAGCTCCATGATCATGGTGTATCTATGATTAGTGTAAAAATT AGAGTGATGCCCACTAGTTTCTTTGTGCTGCAGCGCTTCTTCCTGAGAGTCGATGGAGTTTTGATTCGGATCAACGACACACGGCTCTATCACGAG GCTGGGAAAAACTACATGCTGCGGGAGTTCAGCTCACGAGAAAGTAAAGTGTCAACTCTTCAG CATGTTCCACCTGCCTTGTACACAGACCCTAATGAGATTGTTCAGCATTTACCGCTGACGCTGACAGAGTGCGAGAAGCTGGAATTCCCAGAGCCACAGCCACAAGCCGAGTCTGCACAGTGA
- the riox2 gene encoding ribosomal oxygenase 2 — protein MPKKGRAAGICPEEKKEEDHMEVAAKHRKTDSASPASPLCFDSPASLFQSLISPMTADEFFREYWEKKPLLLQRSDPALVSYYQSLFQLSDLKQLCVQGLEYGQDLNVMRCVNGNKLVMNHEGRVKYSQLRKDFNHKKATIQFHQPQRFKDELWHIQERLECFFGSLVGSNVYITPEDSQGLPPHYDDVEVFILQLEGQKHWRLYEPTVPLAREFGTEPEESIGKPTHDIILKAGDLLYFPRGTIHQADTPAGVEHSTHLTLSTYQIMSWGDLVLDVFPGLMMDSMKNDINLRQGLPRNLLTSAHTGSEVKKQVCMILRSLAARLEQDEQDLRSSEMRRDFIFNRLPPYHLQEEDLAPVGKLPTLEDSVCVRFREHIVLTLEPSPDNTDEAMKLAAFVLHSLRNKRETHMMGSRDHPEEEDDEDEDDDEEEEEKAVQGLDFPMSHLAALQQLLSGERLRVADLPLEQDADKLGMVLGLWTQGLLQVC, from the exons ATGCCTAAAAAAGGCAGAGCAGCAGGAATCTGTCctgaggagaagaaggaggaggaccACATGGAAGTGGCTGCTAAACACAGGAAGACGGACTCTGCCAGTCCTGCATCTCCTCTGTGCTTCGACTCTCCAGCCAGCCTCttccagagtctgatctcacccATGACTGCAGACGAGTTCTTCCGTGAGTACTGGGAGAAGAAACCGTTGCTGCTGCAGAGATCAGACCCAGCACTCGTGTCTTACTACCAGTCCCTCTTTCAGCTGTCGGATCTTAAACAGCTGTGTGTCCAGGGCCTGGAGTACGGCCAAGATCTGAACGTTATGCGCTGCGTAAACGGCAACAAGTTGGTGATGAACCATGAAGGGAGAGTGAAATACAGCCAGCTGAGAAAAGATTTTAATCATAAGAAAGCTACTATTCAGTTCCACCAGCCACAGAGGTTTAAG gatgagcTGTGGCATATCCAGGAGCGTCTAGAGTGTTTCTTCGGGTCACTGGTCGGATCCAACGTCTACATCACACCTGAGGATTCTCAGGGTCTGCCGCCTCACTACGATGATGTGGAG GTCTTTATTCTGCAGTTGGAGGGTCAGAAGCACTGGCGCCTGTACGAGCCGACTGTCCCACTGGCCCGCGAGTTCGGCACAGAGCCCGAGGAGAGCATCGGAAAGCCCACTCATGACATCATCCTCAAG gcAGGTGATCTGCTTTACTTCCCCAGAGGAACCATACACCAGGCAGACACACCCGCAGGAGTGgagcactccacacacctcactctcagcACATATCAAATcat GTCATGGGGTGACCTCGTTTTGGACGTCTTCCCAGGTTTGATGATGGACTCTATGAAGAATGACATCAACTTGCGTCAAGGTTTACCCAGAAACCTTCTTACT tctgcaCACACAGGCTCTGAGGTAAAGAAGCAGGTGTGTATGATTCTGAGGAGTCTAGCGGCACGACTGGAGCAGGATGAACAGGATCTGCGTTCCTCCGAGATGAGGAGAGACTTCATCTTCAACAGACTCCCGCCTTACCACTTGCAGGAGGAAGACCTcgctccag TTGGAAAGCTGCCAACGCTGGAGGactcggtgtgtgtgaggttcagAGAGCACATTGTTCTGACACTCGAGCCCAGTCCAGACAACACA GATGAAGCTATGAAGTTGGCTGCATTCGTGCTGCACTCGCTGAGGAACAAAAGGGAGACGCACATGATGGGGTCTCGGGATCATcctgaagaggaagatgatgaggatgaggatgatgatgaggaggaggaagagaaggcaGTACAG GGTCTGGACTTTCCCATGTCACACCTCGCTGCTCTGCAGCAGCTCCTGAGCGGAGAGCGACTCCGTGTGGCTGATCTGCCACTGGAGCAGGACGCTGATAAACTGGGCATGGTGCTGGGTCTCTGGACACAGGGTTTACTGCAGGTCTGCTAA